Proteins found in one Neomonachus schauinslandi chromosome 1, ASM220157v2, whole genome shotgun sequence genomic segment:
- the HOMER3 gene encoding homer protein homolog 3 isoform X1: MSTAREQPIFSTRAHVFQIDPATKRNWIPAGKHALTVSYFYDATRNVYRIISIGGAKAIINSTVTPNMTFTKTSQKFGQWADSRANTVYGLGFASEQHLTQFAEKFQEVKEAARLAREKSQDGGELTSPALGLTAHQVPPSPLVSANGPGDEKLFRSQSADVPGPAERERLKKMLSEGSVGEVQWEAEFFALQDSNNKLAGALREANAAAAQWRQQLEAQRAEAERLRQRVAELEAQAAAEPPSVSEKEGPGQSLEQLEALVQTKDQEIQTLKSQTGGPREAVDTTEREETQQKVQDLETRNAELEHQLRATERSLEEARAERERARAEVGRAAQLLDVRLFELSELREGLARLAEGTP, translated from the exons ATGTCCACAGCCAG GGAGCAGCCCATCTTCAGCACACGGGCGCACGTGTTCCAGATTGACCCGGCCACCAAGCGGAACTGGATCCCCGCGGGCAAGCACGCACTCACTGTCTCCTACTTCTATGATGCCACCCGCAATGTCTACCGAATCATCAGCATTGGGGGTGCCAAG gccaTCATCAACAGCACTGTCACCCCCAACATGACCTTTACCAAAACCTCCCAGAAGTTCGGGCAGTGGGCAGACAGCCGCGCCAACACTGTCTATGGCCTTGGCTTTGCTTCTGAGCAGCATCTGACCCAG tttgCTGAGAAGTTCCAGGAAGTAAAGGAAGCAGCAAGGCTGGCGAGGGAGAAATCTCAGGATGGGGGGGAGCTCACCAGTCCAGCCCTGGGGCTCACTGCTCACCAG GTGCCCCCAAGTCCCCTCGTCAGCGCCAACGGCCCCGGCGACGAGAAACTGTTCCGTAGCCAGAGTGCGGACGTCCCCGGCCCAGCCGAGCGCGAGCGGCTCAAGAAGATGCTGTCCGAGGG CTCGGTGGGCGAGGTGCAGTGGGAGGCCGAGTTCTTCGCGCTGCAGGACAGCAACAACAAGTTGGCGGGCGCCCTGCGAGAAGCCAACGCCGCCGCCGCCCAGTGGAGGCAGCAGCTGGAGGCCCAGCGGGCCGAGGCCGAGAGGCTGAGGCAGCGG GTAGCTGAGCTGGAGGCCCAGGCAGCCGCCGAGCCCCCCTCAGTCAGTGAGAAGGAAGGGCCAGGCCAGTCGCTGGAGCAGCTGGAGGCATTGGTGCAAACCAAAGACCAG GAGATCCAGACGCTGAAGAGCCAGACCGGTGGCCCCCGTGAGGCCGTGGACACCACCGAGCGTGAGGAGACGCAGCAGAAAGTGCAG GATCTGGAGACCCGCAATGCCGAGCTGGAGCACCAGTTGCGGGCAACAGAGCGCAGCCTGGAGGAGGCGCGGGCTGAGCGGGAACGGGCGCGGGCTGAGGTGGGCCGGGCTGCACAGCTGCTGGACGTCAGGCTGTTTGAGCTGAGCGAGCTGCGAGAGGGCCTCGCCCGCCTGGCAGAGGGCACGCCCTGA
- the HOMER3 gene encoding homer protein homolog 3 isoform X3, which translates to MSTAREQPIFSTRAHVFQIDPATKRNWIPAGKHALTVSYFYDATRNVYRIISIGGAKAIINSTVTPNMTFTKTSQKFGQWADSRANTVYGLGFASEQHLTQFAEKFQEVKEAARLAREKSQDGGELTSPALGLTAHQVPPSPLVSANGPGDEKLFRSQSADVPGPAERERLKKMLSEGSVGEVQWEAEFFALQDSNNKLAGALREANAAAAQWRQQLEAQRAEAERLRQREIQTLKSQTGGPREAVDTTEREETQQKVQDLETRNAELEHQLRATERSLEEARAERERARAEVGRAAQLLDVRLFELSELREGLARLAEGTP; encoded by the exons ATGTCCACAGCCAG GGAGCAGCCCATCTTCAGCACACGGGCGCACGTGTTCCAGATTGACCCGGCCACCAAGCGGAACTGGATCCCCGCGGGCAAGCACGCACTCACTGTCTCCTACTTCTATGATGCCACCCGCAATGTCTACCGAATCATCAGCATTGGGGGTGCCAAG gccaTCATCAACAGCACTGTCACCCCCAACATGACCTTTACCAAAACCTCCCAGAAGTTCGGGCAGTGGGCAGACAGCCGCGCCAACACTGTCTATGGCCTTGGCTTTGCTTCTGAGCAGCATCTGACCCAG tttgCTGAGAAGTTCCAGGAAGTAAAGGAAGCAGCAAGGCTGGCGAGGGAGAAATCTCAGGATGGGGGGGAGCTCACCAGTCCAGCCCTGGGGCTCACTGCTCACCAG GTGCCCCCAAGTCCCCTCGTCAGCGCCAACGGCCCCGGCGACGAGAAACTGTTCCGTAGCCAGAGTGCGGACGTCCCCGGCCCAGCCGAGCGCGAGCGGCTCAAGAAGATGCTGTCCGAGGG CTCGGTGGGCGAGGTGCAGTGGGAGGCCGAGTTCTTCGCGCTGCAGGACAGCAACAACAAGTTGGCGGGCGCCCTGCGAGAAGCCAACGCCGCCGCCGCCCAGTGGAGGCAGCAGCTGGAGGCCCAGCGGGCCGAGGCCGAGAGGCTGAGGCAGCGG GAGATCCAGACGCTGAAGAGCCAGACCGGTGGCCCCCGTGAGGCCGTGGACACCACCGAGCGTGAGGAGACGCAGCAGAAAGTGCAG GATCTGGAGACCCGCAATGCCGAGCTGGAGCACCAGTTGCGGGCAACAGAGCGCAGCCTGGAGGAGGCGCGGGCTGAGCGGGAACGGGCGCGGGCTGAGGTGGGCCGGGCTGCACAGCTGCTGGACGTCAGGCTGTTTGAGCTGAGCGAGCTGCGAGAGGGCCTCGCCCGCCTGGCAGAGGGCACGCCCTGA
- the HOMER3 gene encoding homer protein homolog 3 isoform X2 translates to MSTAREQPIFSTRAHVFQIDPATKRNWIPAGKHALTVSYFYDATRNVYRIISIGGAKAIINSTVTPNMTFTKTSQKFGQWADSRANTVYGLGFASEQHLTQVPPSPLVSANGPGDEKLFRSQSADVPGPAERERLKKMLSEGSVGEVQWEAEFFALQDSNNKLAGALREANAAAAQWRQQLEAQRAEAERLRQRVAELEAQAAAEPPSVSEKEGPGQSLEQLEALVQTKDQEIQTLKSQTGGPREAVDTTEREETQQKVQDLETRNAELEHQLRATERSLEEARAERERARAEVGRAAQLLDVRLFELSELREGLARLAEGTP, encoded by the exons ATGTCCACAGCCAG GGAGCAGCCCATCTTCAGCACACGGGCGCACGTGTTCCAGATTGACCCGGCCACCAAGCGGAACTGGATCCCCGCGGGCAAGCACGCACTCACTGTCTCCTACTTCTATGATGCCACCCGCAATGTCTACCGAATCATCAGCATTGGGGGTGCCAAG gccaTCATCAACAGCACTGTCACCCCCAACATGACCTTTACCAAAACCTCCCAGAAGTTCGGGCAGTGGGCAGACAGCCGCGCCAACACTGTCTATGGCCTTGGCTTTGCTTCTGAGCAGCATCTGACCCAG GTGCCCCCAAGTCCCCTCGTCAGCGCCAACGGCCCCGGCGACGAGAAACTGTTCCGTAGCCAGAGTGCGGACGTCCCCGGCCCAGCCGAGCGCGAGCGGCTCAAGAAGATGCTGTCCGAGGG CTCGGTGGGCGAGGTGCAGTGGGAGGCCGAGTTCTTCGCGCTGCAGGACAGCAACAACAAGTTGGCGGGCGCCCTGCGAGAAGCCAACGCCGCCGCCGCCCAGTGGAGGCAGCAGCTGGAGGCCCAGCGGGCCGAGGCCGAGAGGCTGAGGCAGCGG GTAGCTGAGCTGGAGGCCCAGGCAGCCGCCGAGCCCCCCTCAGTCAGTGAGAAGGAAGGGCCAGGCCAGTCGCTGGAGCAGCTGGAGGCATTGGTGCAAACCAAAGACCAG GAGATCCAGACGCTGAAGAGCCAGACCGGTGGCCCCCGTGAGGCCGTGGACACCACCGAGCGTGAGGAGACGCAGCAGAAAGTGCAG GATCTGGAGACCCGCAATGCCGAGCTGGAGCACCAGTTGCGGGCAACAGAGCGCAGCCTGGAGGAGGCGCGGGCTGAGCGGGAACGGGCGCGGGCTGAGGTGGGCCGGGCTGCACAGCTGCTGGACGTCAGGCTGTTTGAGCTGAGCGAGCTGCGAGAGGGCCTCGCCCGCCTGGCAGAGGGCACGCCCTGA
- the DDX49 gene encoding probable ATP-dependent RNA helicase DDX49, with translation MAGFAELGLSSWLVEQCRQLGLKQPTPVQLGCIPAILEGRDCLGCAKTGSGKTAAFVLPILQKLSEDPYGIFCLVLTPTRELAYQIAEQFRVLGKPLGLKDCIIVGGMDMVAQALELSRKPHVVIATPGRLADHLRSSNTFSIKKIRFLVMDEADRLLEQGCTDFTVDLEAILAAVPTRRQTLLFSATLTDTLRELQGLATNQPFFWEAQAPVRTVEQLDQRYLLVPEKVKDAYLVHLIQNFQDEHEDWSIIIFTNTCKTCQILCMMLRKFNFPTVALHSMMKQKERFAALAKFKSSIYRILIATDVASRGLDIPTVQVVINHNTPGLPKIYIHRVGRTARAGRQGQAITLVTQYDIHLIHAIEEQIKKKLEELSVEEAKVLQILTQVNVVRRECEIKLEAANFDEKKEINKRKQLILEGKDPDLEARRKAELAKIKQKNRRFKEKVEQVLRRQKAGGASRRGRPPRAPPGAHSAPAPSQGQA, from the exons ATGGCTGGCTTCGCGGAGCTGGGGCTGTCATCATGGCTTGTGGAACAATGTCGGCAGCTGGGTTTGAAGCAGCCCACGCCTGTACAGCTCGGCTGCATCCCCGCCATCCTAGAGG GTCGGGACTGCTTGGGCTGTGCCAAGACAGGCAGTGGCAAGACAGCGGCATTTGTCCTGCCCATCTTACAGAAGCTGTCTGAGGATCCCTATGGCATCTTCTGCCTCGTCCTGACACCCACCAG GGAGCTGGCCTACCAGATCGCAGAGCAGTTCCGGGTCCTGGGGAAGCCTCTGGGCCTGAAAGACTGCATCATTGTCGGCGGCATGG ATATGGTGGCTCAGGCCCTGGAGCTCTCCCGGAAACCACATGTGGTCATCGCCacaccagggcgcctggctgaccACCTCCGTAGCTCCAACACTTTTAGCATAAAGAAGATCCGTTTCCTG GTGATGGATGAGGCAGACCGGCTGTTGGAGCAGGGCTGCACCGATTTCACCGTCGACCTGGAGGCCATCCTGGCGGCCGTGCCCACTCGCCGGCAGACCCTGCTCTTCAGCGCCACACTGACTGACACGCTCAGAGAGCTTCAGGGCCTGGCCACCAACCAGCCCTTCTTCTGGGAGGCTCAGGCCCC ggtACGTACAGTAGAACAGCTGGACCAGCGCTACCTGTTGGTGCCTGAGAAGGTCAAGGATGCCTATCTGGTCCACCTGATTCAGAACTTCCAGGACGAGCACGAGGACTGGTCTATCATCATCTTTACCAACACGTGCAA GACCTGCCAGATCCTGTGCATGATGCTGCGTAAATTCAACTTCCCCACTGTGGCTCTGCATTCCATGATGAAACAG AAAGAACGCTTTGCTGCCCTGGCCAAATTCAAGTCCAGCATCTACAGGATCCTGATTGCCACGGACGTGGCCTCCCG GGGCCTGGACATTCCCACAGTGCAGGTGGTTATTAACCACAACACCCCCGGGCTCCCCAAGATCTACATACACCGAGTCGGCCGGACAGCCCGTGCAG GGCGGCAAGGACAGGCCATCACCCTGGTGACGCAGTATGACATCCACCTTATCCATGCCATCGAGGAGCAGATCA AGAAGAAGCTGGAGGAGCTCTCCGTGGAGGAGGCCAAGGTGCTGCAGATCCTCACGCAGGTCAATGTGGTGCGGAGGGAGTGTGAAATC aaaCTGGAGGCAGCCAACTTTGACGAAAAGAAGGAGATCAATAAGCGGAAGCAGCTGATCCTGGAGGGGAAG GACCCCGACCTGGAGGCCAGACGCAAGGCTGAACTGGCCAAGATCAAGCAGAAGAACCGGCGCTTCAAGGAGAAGGTGGAGCAGGTGCTGCGGCGGCAGAAGGCCGGCGGGGCCAGCCGCCGGGGGCGTCCACCCAGGGCCCCACCTGGAGCGCACTCAGCCCCGGCGCCCAGCCAGGGTCAGGCCTGA